One stretch of Acholeplasma laidlawii PG-8A DNA includes these proteins:
- a CDS encoding DNA translocase FtsK — translation MKRKKRQKDVYQEVFTIPQIPKIDGIRKQHKYVKEGFISPLFGSDVKDEIHVPFVVRVIGDKVKKYDAFRTVPKMDDDANIQKTGNKYYEFKDGIISKETRKQIFGIDSYKHKNQDAPVKEDVAFEPKIEEEIQPIKMNHVETPENTLPPWMRGKHIETTPEIGGLDVDTFKRPSKGIQIKANFGEEISEDYPEQAPPKYVEPKKTEVRQAFRAHTPTSNYQLPPLTLLKKVERSADDKPEWLVEQVERINQTLIDHAVEGEVAQSKKGPTVTRHEISLEPGVPVKRITSLQDNLMMNLAAKTLRIEAPIPGKPFVGIEVPNKIADIVSFGNVVDTDEFLEDHKHPLKVALGEDIDGTNIYVDIAKMPHGLIAGGTGSGKSVCVNSILISLLLKNRPEDLKLILIDPKMVELTPYNDLPHLITPVITDPKMAATALNWVVDEMEDRYKKFAGTRSRDIGSFNENVKKGFIDEQKMPLILIVIDELADLMMVAAHDVENAIQRITQKARAAGIHLLVATQRPTVDVIRGTIKSNIPTRIAFRVASFTDSTTILDGAGAEQLLGRGDMLLKEAERPIRLQGAYISNNEIDAVIDFIRQQTTPQYILKHEDLRHIVQAKDTIDDDLFAQVAEYVVSENSCSINGIQKEYNIGFNRAQKIATLLEQYGIVSPAQGTKAREVLIDMLSLREILEKLGL, via the coding sequence TTGAAGCGTAAAAAGAGACAAAAAGATGTATATCAAGAAGTGTTTACAATACCTCAAATACCTAAAATAGATGGTATACGTAAACAACATAAATATGTTAAGGAAGGATTTATCTCTCCGCTTTTTGGTAGTGACGTAAAAGATGAAATTCATGTACCGTTTGTTGTCAGAGTCATTGGTGATAAGGTAAAAAAATATGACGCCTTTAGAACTGTACCTAAAATGGATGATGATGCCAATATTCAAAAAACTGGTAATAAATATTATGAATTTAAAGATGGTATTATTTCTAAAGAAACTAGAAAACAAATTTTCGGTATAGATTCTTATAAACATAAAAACCAAGATGCACCTGTAAAAGAAGATGTAGCCTTTGAACCAAAAATTGAAGAAGAGATTCAACCAATTAAAATGAATCACGTGGAAACACCTGAAAATACACTACCACCTTGGATGCGTGGTAAACATATTGAGACAACACCAGAAATTGGTGGTCTTGATGTGGATACATTTAAGCGTCCAAGTAAAGGAATTCAAATTAAAGCTAATTTTGGTGAGGAAATTAGTGAAGATTATCCAGAACAAGCACCCCCTAAATATGTTGAACCTAAGAAAACGGAAGTTAGACAAGCATTTAGAGCACACACACCTACTAGTAATTATCAACTGCCACCATTAACATTACTTAAAAAAGTAGAAAGAAGCGCAGATGATAAACCTGAATGGTTAGTAGAACAAGTTGAACGTATTAATCAAACCTTAATTGATCACGCTGTTGAAGGTGAAGTGGCTCAATCTAAAAAAGGTCCAACAGTTACAAGACATGAGATTTCTCTAGAACCTGGTGTTCCGGTAAAACGTATTACAAGTCTTCAAGATAACTTAATGATGAATTTAGCTGCTAAAACACTACGTATTGAAGCACCAATTCCTGGTAAACCATTTGTTGGTATTGAAGTACCAAATAAGATTGCTGATATAGTATCCTTTGGTAATGTTGTAGATACAGATGAATTTTTAGAAGATCATAAACATCCACTTAAAGTAGCTTTAGGGGAAGATATTGATGGTACAAACATTTATGTAGATATCGCTAAAATGCCACACGGTTTAATCGCTGGTGGTACCGGATCTGGTAAGTCTGTTTGTGTGAACTCCATATTAATTTCTTTATTATTAAAGAACAGACCAGAGGACTTAAAACTAATTTTAATTGACCCTAAAATGGTAGAACTTACACCTTATAATGATCTACCTCATTTAATCACGCCTGTTATTACAGATCCAAAAATGGCTGCAACAGCACTAAACTGGGTTGTTGATGAAATGGAAGATCGCTATAAAAAATTTGCAGGTACAAGATCAAGAGATATAGGTAGTTTTAATGAGAATGTTAAAAAGGGATTTATTGATGAACAAAAAATGCCTTTAATTTTAATCGTCATTGATGAGTTAGCTGACCTTATGATGGTTGCTGCACATGATGTTGAAAATGCTATTCAACGTATCACTCAAAAAGCACGTGCAGCAGGGATTCACTTACTTGTAGCAACACAAAGACCAACAGTCGATGTCATTAGAGGTACGATAAAGTCAAATATTCCTACACGTATTGCATTTAGAGTGGCAAGCTTTACAGACTCTACAACCATTTTAGATGGTGCAGGGGCTGAGCAATTACTTGGTCGAGGCGATATGCTTTTAAAAGAAGCTGAAAGACCAATTAGATTACAAGGTGCTTATATTTCAAATAACGAAATTGATGCCGTTATTGATTTTATCAGACAACAAACAACGCCACAATATATCTTAAAACATGAAGATTTAAGACATATTGTACAAGCAAAAGATACCATTGATGATGATCTATTCGCACAAGTTGCAGAATATGTAGTAAGTGAAAATAGTTGTTCTATCAATGGTATTCAAAAAGAATATAATATTGGTTTTAACCGTGCACAAAAAATAGCTACCTTATTAGAACAATATGGTATTGTCTCCCCTGCACAAGGAACCAAAGCGCGTGAAGTCTTAATTGATATGTTAAGCTTACGAGAAATTTTAGAAAAGTTGGGATTATAA
- the ylqF gene encoding ribosome biogenesis GTPase YlqF: protein MKQVQWFPGHMFKSLREIKEKIKLMDMVFLLVDARLPFSSMNPEILKIVGDKPTLLLFNKIDLADRKTVDKWVEFYEAQGFYTLLINSNDGFNVNKIYSRSKEILEEKILRSKNKGMKFDRVRGMILGIPNVGKSTLINKLVSKKATNVGNKPGVTKSQQWIKINPHFELLDTPGVLWPKFEDETVGFALAITGAIKDDTLPMNQVVIYAINYLKEYYPIRLKERYGIENVQDLDEVEILDHIGKVRGAIVKGGETDYDRVYTILLTDIRNRNLGALSFDHRQSSI from the coding sequence ATGAAACAGGTTCAATGGTTTCCAGGACATATGTTCAAGTCCTTGAGAGAAATCAAGGAAAAAATTAAACTCATGGATATGGTATTTTTGCTCGTTGATGCAAGATTACCGTTTAGTAGTATGAATCCAGAGATTCTTAAAATTGTTGGTGACAAACCAACACTTTTATTGTTCAACAAAATCGATTTAGCTGATAGAAAAACTGTCGATAAATGGGTAGAATTTTATGAAGCGCAAGGTTTTTATACCCTCCTTATTAATAGTAATGATGGCTTCAATGTAAATAAAATTTATAGTAGAAGTAAAGAAATCTTAGAAGAAAAGATATTAAGATCTAAAAATAAAGGTATGAAGTTTGACCGTGTACGTGGAATGATTTTAGGTATACCAAATGTTGGTAAATCTACCTTGATCAATAAGTTAGTATCTAAAAAGGCAACAAACGTTGGAAATAAACCAGGGGTGACTAAATCCCAACAATGGATTAAAATCAACCCACACTTCGAACTCCTTGATACACCAGGTGTATTATGGCCAAAATTTGAAGATGAAACTGTAGGGTTTGCGCTTGCCATTACTGGTGCGATTAAAGATGATACGCTGCCAATGAATCAAGTAGTCATTTATGCAATTAACTACTTAAAAGAATATTATCCAATACGTTTAAAAGAACGCTATGGTATTGAAAATGTTCAGGATTTAGATGAAGTTGAAATACTTGATCATATTGGTAAAGTAAGAGGTGCTATTGTTAAAGGTGGCGAAACTGATTATGACAGAGTATATACGATATTATTAACAGATATAAGAAATAGAAATTTAGGAGCACTAAGCTTTGACCATAGACAATCTAGCATTTGA
- a CDS encoding ribonuclease HII, which produces MTIDNLAFEKALYDKGYTYICGVDEAGRGPLAGPVVAAAVIFEKGFYHEDINDSKTLSAKKRETLFELIKQHALAIGVSVVNHEVIDKINILEAARHAMEDAISKLKIKPQYALTDHMDIKGIPYTSIKHGDQLSISIAAASIIAKVTRDKLMVDYDEVYPQYGFKDHKGYGTRKHLEALNLYGVSPIHRKTFAPVAKLLKQ; this is translated from the coding sequence TTGACCATAGACAATCTAGCATTTGAAAAAGCACTTTATGATAAAGGGTATACCTATATTTGTGGTGTAGATGAAGCTGGACGTGGTCCACTAGCTGGTCCAGTTGTTGCTGCAGCTGTAATTTTCGAAAAAGGTTTTTATCATGAAGACATTAATGATTCTAAAACTTTATCAGCTAAAAAACGTGAAACCTTATTTGAACTCATTAAACAACATGCACTTGCAATTGGTGTAAGTGTTGTAAATCATGAAGTGATTGATAAAATAAATATATTAGAAGCAGCAAGACATGCAATGGAAGATGCTATTTCAAAACTAAAGATTAAACCACAATACGCATTAACTGATCATATGGATATAAAAGGTATACCTTATACCTCCATTAAACATGGCGACCAACTATCTATATCGATTGCTGCAGCAAGTATAATTGCTAAAGTGACTAGAGATAAATTGATGGTGGATTATGATGAGGTTTATCCTCAATACGGATTTAAAGACCATAAAGGTTATGGTACAAGAAAACATTTAGAGGCTCTAAATTTGTATGGTGTATCACCAATTCACCGTAAAACTTTTGCGCCCGTGGCTAAGTTATTAAAACAATAA
- the topA gene encoding type I DNA topoisomerase, producing the protein MSDKVIIVESPAKSKTISSYFNDEVTVLSSVGHIRDLATSGKGGLGVDVDNNFEPTYKIITGKGKLITDLKKKTKGKEVLIATDPDREGEAIAWHIADELGLDLNEHNRIVFKEITKPAVMEAINHKRQIDLGLVNSQESRRILDRIIGFKLSAFLRDKIKSRSAGRVQSVALKLIVDLEREIEKFVPETYFTMHAHFNDHVADYVIPKDTRIGLEEATKIVETSTNPFLVSDITQKETKRNAKPPYMTSTLLQDGVNSLYMSSSRVMSVASELYQGIEINGQIIGLITYMKTDSNRLSKEFVNPAKAFIETNYGKEYVGFYKTNNKDSSQDAHEAIRPTDIHLTPEKIEQYLSKDQFKLYKRIYERAVGSLMAPAVFNNTKITLDSNGNIYTMDGSIQVFDGHLKVTGDKSKDKFLPEYKIGDKLNADLVEKIEKQTQPPARFNEASLIKALEANGIGRPSTYASIIKTIKARDYVIVDEKRFIPTEQGKLTVDTLNQYFNKIMKIDYTSNMESELDLIADGKVDHIQLLKDFYNKFMPILEAAQQNMEKIKPVVTDKICPLCGGNLVIRKSRYGEFYGCSNFPKCKHIEQMSE; encoded by the coding sequence ATGTCAGACAAAGTAATTATTGTAGAATCACCTGCAAAATCAAAAACTATCTCAAGTTATTTCAACGATGAAGTAACTGTTTTATCATCGGTAGGTCATATTAGAGACCTAGCAACCTCTGGTAAGGGTGGTTTAGGTGTAGATGTAGATAACAATTTTGAACCTACCTATAAAATCATTACTGGTAAAGGTAAACTGATTACTGATTTAAAGAAAAAAACAAAAGGTAAAGAAGTTTTAATTGCAACCGACCCGGACCGCGAAGGAGAAGCTATCGCTTGGCATATCGCTGATGAGTTAGGTCTAGATTTAAACGAACATAACCGTATTGTTTTTAAAGAAATCACAAAACCTGCAGTTATGGAAGCAATCAACCATAAACGTCAAATCGATTTAGGATTAGTCAACTCTCAAGAAAGTAGACGTATTTTAGACAGAATCATTGGTTTTAAACTATCTGCATTTTTAAGAGACAAAATTAAATCCAGATCAGCTGGTCGTGTTCAAAGTGTGGCTTTAAAACTAATTGTGGACTTAGAACGTGAAATTGAAAAATTTGTGCCTGAAACATATTTCACCATGCATGCACATTTTAATGACCATGTAGCAGATTATGTTATTCCAAAAGATACACGTATTGGATTAGAAGAAGCTACTAAAATTGTTGAAACATCAACAAATCCATTTTTAGTAAGTGATATTACTCAAAAAGAAACAAAAAGAAACGCTAAACCACCTTACATGACATCTACCTTACTTCAAGATGGCGTAAACAGTCTATATATGAGCTCTAGCCGTGTGATGTCAGTTGCATCTGAACTTTATCAAGGTATTGAAATCAATGGTCAAATTATCGGTTTAATCACGTATATGAAAACAGACTCTAATCGTTTATCTAAAGAGTTTGTAAATCCTGCAAAAGCATTCATTGAAACAAACTATGGAAAAGAATATGTTGGTTTTTATAAGACAAATAATAAAGACTCTAGTCAGGATGCCCACGAAGCAATCAGACCTACAGATATTCATTTAACACCAGAAAAAATAGAGCAATACTTATCAAAAGACCAATTTAAACTTTATAAGAGAATTTATGAACGTGCAGTAGGATCACTTATGGCACCTGCAGTATTTAACAATACTAAAATTACGCTAGATTCAAATGGCAATATTTATACAATGGATGGAAGTATTCAAGTATTTGATGGTCACTTAAAAGTAACAGGTGATAAATCAAAAGATAAATTCTTACCTGAATATAAAATTGGTGATAAACTAAATGCTGATTTAGTTGAAAAGATTGAAAAACAAACCCAACCACCTGCTCGTTTTAATGAAGCATCACTCATTAAAGCATTAGAAGCAAACGGTATTGGTAGACCATCTACATATGCAAGTATCATTAAAACGATTAAAGCACGCGACTATGTTATTGTAGATGAAAAACGATTTATTCCAACAGAACAAGGAAAGCTGACAGTAGATACCTTGAATCAATACTTTAATAAAATCATGAAAATTGATTATACATCTAATATGGAATCAGAACTTGACTTAATTGCAGATGGTAAAGTTGATCATATTCAATTATTGAAAGATTTTTACAATAAATTTATGCCGATTTTAGAAGCTGCTCAACAAAATATGGAAAAAATAAAACCGGTTGTAACTGATAAAATATGTCCACTGTGCGGTGGAAACCTAGTTATTAGAAAATCTAGATATGGTGAGTTCTATGGTTGCAGCAATTTTCCGAAGTGTAAACACATTGAACAGATGTCGGAATAA
- a CDS encoding InlB B-repeat-containing protein: protein MKKLILLFLLMPILTSCEIGKPLIEFESNGANHISPIEFLGIENLPSPEKEGHTFEGWYLDNGLTNKLIDDEQIISNTKVYAKWIVNQYNIEFEVDGGIEIDPLTNDFGADITNLPSPEKEGYSFDGWYLESNLATLFESDTMPSKNIVLYAKWNINNYDINYYYEGELLSSFTVPFNQIVLGEHAYEAPKIEGYTFLSWSVELPTLMPAHDISIDAIYEINTYQVTYIDYNGDILLELEVDYNSTAALPDVPNNQEGYHFVKWDKTNEKISSNVTIKAVYEINIYEVTILDYDQTYLGSESIEHGSIFTTSILPQNYPGKLFFGWDIGTDIITSDLTVVAEYSDIIHISFEVDGGLELENIQIPKGKPLSVEPVTSKIDYYFVSWYLDSEFIEIYYHDHIFTSDATLYAKYSETAPEEIVIMHDKLNEVDPFHPFYTAPDKMERQKVIKEVEIRLNVKVIFKAYHEQAAYGRDRINSIKNSAIAGVLMADILSINSDWTVELVKAGAIDPVDRYIMFSGDSKISENSKILGMYNGRIYTFTENEPTVDKGLFFNLDLLRSLGLENPAELFNQNGWTWSNFEAWATSAKTALESLGKEYKVLGGNRALYAESIIPLNGSSLINYRNERVEFHYAIAGETYSFLHELHKKGLFENSGRYDAGSPLWLSGKVLIHPGELSFLDASNRWKHISFDLGYVPYPSSDNYFGTYQSAISNKDVYAVSTSQNAYKQELAFKVWNEIQTWKTKEDQINDLSTFLQNRMNDEASVSAYLSIYNQITIDPINSLGILKTSNYSWYTAANLAIINGNWRDQMDIIRPSYEDAVETYYGY from the coding sequence ATGAAAAAATTAATATTACTGTTTTTATTGATGCCTATTTTAACTTCGTGTGAAATAGGCAAACCATTGATAGAGTTTGAATCTAATGGAGCGAATCACATCTCACCTATAGAATTTTTAGGTATAGAAAACCTACCTAGTCCAGAAAAGGAAGGACATACCTTTGAAGGCTGGTATTTGGATAACGGTTTAACGAATAAACTTATAGATGATGAACAAATCATTTCGAACACAAAGGTATACGCAAAATGGATTGTTAACCAATACAACATCGAATTTGAAGTAGATGGTGGTATTGAAATCGATCCACTTACAAATGATTTTGGTGCAGATATTACAAATTTACCTTCACCTGAAAAAGAAGGGTATAGTTTTGATGGTTGGTATTTAGAAAGTAACTTAGCTACTTTATTTGAAAGTGATACAATGCCTTCTAAAAACATCGTACTTTACGCAAAATGGAATATAAATAACTATGATATCAATTATTATTATGAAGGTGAACTATTAAGTAGTTTTACAGTGCCTTTTAATCAGATAGTTTTAGGAGAACATGCGTATGAAGCACCTAAAATTGAAGGTTATACATTTTTATCATGGAGTGTAGAACTACCAACACTTATGCCCGCTCATGACATTAGTATTGATGCGATTTATGAAATTAACACCTATCAAGTCACTTACATAGACTATAATGGTGACATCTTATTAGAACTTGAAGTTGATTACAATTCAACAGCAGCATTACCTGATGTACCAAATAATCAAGAAGGTTATCATTTTGTCAAATGGGATAAGACCAATGAAAAGATTTCATCAAATGTAACAATTAAAGCCGTTTATGAGATAAATATATATGAAGTAACTATTTTAGACTACGATCAAACCTATCTTGGATCAGAGTCTATTGAACATGGTTCTATTTTCACAACAAGTATATTACCTCAAAACTATCCAGGGAAACTCTTTTTTGGATGGGATATAGGAACCGATATTATCACATCTGATCTTACAGTTGTTGCTGAATATAGTGATATCATTCATATTTCTTTTGAAGTAGATGGTGGATTAGAATTAGAAAATATACAAATACCAAAAGGTAAACCACTGAGTGTTGAACCAGTTACTTCCAAAATAGATTATTATTTTGTTAGTTGGTATCTAGATTCTGAATTTATTGAAATTTATTATCATGATCATATATTTACTTCAGATGCTACACTTTATGCAAAATATAGTGAAACAGCACCAGAAGAAATAGTTATCATGCATGATAAATTAAATGAAGTAGATCCATTTCATCCATTTTATACAGCACCTGATAAAATGGAGCGACAAAAGGTTATTAAAGAAGTTGAAATAAGATTAAATGTTAAGGTTATATTTAAAGCATATCACGAACAAGCAGCTTATGGTAGAGACCGTATAAATAGTATTAAAAATAGTGCTATTGCAGGGGTTTTGATGGCTGATATATTATCAATTAACTCTGACTGGACAGTAGAACTTGTTAAAGCAGGTGCAATCGATCCTGTAGACAGATATATAATGTTTTCTGGTGATTCAAAAATTTCTGAAAATTCCAAAATTTTAGGTATGTATAATGGCAGAATCTATACATTTACTGAAAACGAACCTACTGTAGACAAAGGTTTATTCTTCAATTTAGATTTATTGAGATCATTAGGTCTTGAAAACCCGGCTGAACTATTTAATCAAAACGGGTGGACTTGGTCGAACTTTGAAGCATGGGCAACATCTGCTAAAACAGCTTTAGAAAGTTTAGGCAAAGAGTATAAGGTACTAGGTGGTAATCGTGCTTTATATGCTGAAAGCATAATTCCTTTAAATGGCAGTTCCTTAATTAACTATCGAAACGAAAGGGTTGAATTCCACTATGCAATTGCTGGAGAAACATATAGTTTCCTTCATGAATTGCATAAAAAAGGATTATTTGAAAACTCAGGAAGATATGATGCAGGTTCTCCTTTATGGTTATCTGGTAAAGTACTGATACATCCTGGTGAGTTATCTTTCTTAGATGCTTCAAATAGATGGAAGCATATTTCATTTGATTTAGGTTATGTGCCTTATCCAAGTAGTGATAATTATTTTGGAACATATCAATCAGCGATAAGTAATAAAGATGTGTATGCTGTATCTACTAGTCAAAATGCTTATAAACAGGAACTCGCATTCAAAGTCTGGAATGAAATTCAAACTTGGAAAACAAAAGAAGATCAAATAAATGACCTAAGCACTTTCTTACAAAATAGAATGAATGATGAAGCTTCAGTCTCAGCATATCTATCTATATATAATCAAATAACTATAGATCCAATAAACAGTCTAGGTATATTAAAAACCTCTAATTATAGTTGGTATACCGCTGCAAACCTGGCCATCATAAATGGCAATTGGAGGGATCAAATGGATATTATAAGACCAAGTTATGAAGATGCAGTTGAAACTTATTACGGATACTAA
- a CDS encoding ABC transporter ATP-binding protein, whose translation MLEAIYLTKAYDNLLVLDGASFKVEKNQIVGLLGPNGSGKTTIIKLINDLIKPTSGHIIFKGHKLNIEDKSNIAYLPERSALNMSQTVLDVIKMYKDFFSDFNQEHAKHILKLFEVPVTKRLSQLSKGQRGKVQLALTLGRKVDLYILDEPLDGMDPASRDLIMKIVLKYKKEDSTVLISTHQITDIESYLDYVILLKNGKIIEADLAKNLESRHNLTLSAYFKEVYKYDEEII comes from the coding sequence ATGTTAGAAGCAATCTATCTAACTAAGGCATATGATAACTTACTCGTTTTAGATGGTGCATCATTTAAAGTTGAAAAAAATCAAATTGTTGGTTTACTAGGGCCAAATGGTAGTGGTAAAACAACAATTATTAAACTCATCAATGATCTCATTAAACCCACGAGTGGTCATATCATATTTAAGGGACACAAATTAAATATAGAAGATAAATCAAATATTGCGTATTTACCAGAGCGTAGTGCGCTTAATATGAGTCAAACTGTTTTAGATGTTATAAAGATGTATAAAGACTTCTTTAGTGATTTTAATCAAGAACATGCCAAGCACATATTAAAATTGTTTGAAGTACCTGTAACTAAAAGATTATCTCAATTATCAAAAGGTCAACGAGGTAAGGTACAACTTGCACTTACACTCGGTAGAAAAGTAGATTTATATATACTAGATGAACCGCTAGACGGTATGGATCCAGCATCCAGAGACTTAATCATGAAGATTGTCTTAAAATATAAAAAGGAAGATTCCACGGTTTTAATCTCTACACACCAAATTACTGATATAGAATCTTATTTAGATTACGTTATTTTATTGAAAAACGGAAAAATAATTGAGGCAGATCTTGCAAAAAATTTAGAATCTAGACACAATCTGACTTTATCTGCTTATTTTAAGGAGGTCTATAAATATGATGAAGAAATTATATAA
- a CDS encoding ABC transporter permease, whose translation MMKKLYKWDLIHFFNQLKWVFLATLFVTALAAIFKTFSDTNIIWGSLYNTAFIMSIAGIIIGLVYSFFAIFQRYYNTILKDEAYFTHTLPISKGKILLSKVLSGFSLFLIAILVAAALLIWIDVINLKELFSLQSIDQGLFWMTILSISSMVIMFFVFIVVIYAALTFGFSYNKREWLYVFVYFILYYMANQFLSLINFGINLLINPNLLDVENTEVFTALSGILIIQLICSIGLGVLNFYIARILMIKRLNLKNG comes from the coding sequence ATGATGAAGAAATTATATAAATGGGACCTTATTCACTTTTTTAATCAACTTAAATGGGTGTTTTTAGCTACTTTATTTGTCACAGCTTTAGCAGCTATATTTAAAACCTTTAGTGATACAAATATCATTTGGGGATCGTTATATAATACAGCATTTATTATGAGTATCGCAGGTATCATCATTGGTTTAGTGTATAGTTTCTTTGCTATATTTCAAAGATACTACAACACTATTTTAAAAGATGAAGCATACTTTACGCACACATTACCCATTTCAAAGGGTAAGATATTACTTTCTAAAGTACTATCAGGTTTTTCATTATTTTTAATTGCAATATTGGTTGCAGCAGCACTACTTATTTGGATTGATGTGATCAATCTAAAAGAATTATTTAGTCTACAGAGTATTGATCAAGGTCTGTTTTGGATGACAATACTAAGTATTTCATCGATGGTAATCATGTTCTTTGTTTTCATTGTAGTTATTTATGCAGCATTAACCTTTGGATTTAGTTATAACAAACGCGAATGGTTATATGTATTTGTTTATTTCATTTTATACTATATGGCAAATCAATTCTTAAGTTTAATTAATTTTGGTATTAATCTTTTAATCAATCCAAATTTACTTGATGTAGAAAATACAGAAGTATTTACTGCATTAAGTGGTATATTGATTATTCAATTAATATGTTCAATTGGATTAGGTGTCCTAAACTTCTATATTGCAAGAATACTCATGATTAAAAGACTTAACTTAAAAAATGGTTAA